Proteins found in one Pontibacter sp. SGAir0037 genomic segment:
- a CDS encoding (Fe-S)-binding protein: MIQLENIIFLIVAGLGIGLFVWQIQKIRKNILLGRDLDLTDNPSERINKTLLVAFGQQKMFKRMLPALLHLVVYIGFIVINVEVIEILIDGVFGTHRVLGFLGPVYSALMFINEILAALVIVACAMFLWRRNVTKVPRLAKGVEMRAWPKMDANTILVIEIVLMLALFTFNIAGLKLVELQGGEAAGVYPISQSLINLFGDNPQTLHLIERVGWWLHIIGILAFMNYLPSSKHFHIIMAFPNVYYSKLLPRGKFTTNPAITHEIKAMLDPSYQPPAPETDAEGNPVIQRFGAKDVEDLTWKQLMDAYTCTECGRCTSVCPANITGKLLSPRKIVMDTRDRMEEKGESPVIYDPARYGKDEGTERVKVTEENTLLRGYITPEELWACTTCNACTESCPVNIDQVSTIMDLRRYLVLEESAAPASLNAMFTNIENNGAPWAFPAADRFNWAEDIYVPSKN; this comes from the coding sequence GTGATTCAACTTGAGAATATTATCTTCCTGATTGTGGCTGGTTTAGGTATCGGCCTGTTTGTGTGGCAGATACAGAAAATCAGAAAAAACATCCTGCTGGGGCGCGATCTTGATCTGACAGATAATCCATCGGAGCGCATTAATAAAACTTTATTGGTGGCATTCGGGCAGCAGAAAATGTTTAAGCGCATGCTGCCGGCTTTGCTTCACCTGGTGGTATACATTGGCTTTATTGTTATCAATGTAGAGGTAATCGAAATCCTGATAGATGGCGTTTTTGGAACGCATCGTGTGCTGGGTTTTCTGGGGCCGGTTTACAGTGCCCTGATGTTTATCAACGAAATCTTAGCAGCGCTGGTAATTGTGGCGTGTGCCATGTTTCTGTGGAGGCGCAATGTAACCAAAGTGCCGCGCCTGGCGAAAGGGGTTGAAATGCGTGCCTGGCCGAAAATGGATGCTAATACTATTCTGGTAATAGAAATCGTGCTGATGCTGGCACTCTTTACCTTTAATATTGCAGGCTTAAAGCTGGTAGAGTTGCAGGGTGGAGAAGCCGCAGGAGTATACCCGATTAGCCAATCCTTGATTAACCTGTTTGGCGATAACCCGCAAACACTGCACCTGATCGAACGTGTGGGCTGGTGGCTACACATTATAGGTATCTTGGCATTTATGAATTACTTGCCAAGCTCCAAGCACTTCCATATTATTATGGCCTTCCCGAATGTATACTACTCTAAGCTGCTGCCCCGAGGCAAGTTTACTACAAACCCGGCTATTACACATGAAATAAAGGCTATGCTGGACCCGAGTTACCAGCCACCTGCTCCGGAAACCGATGCAGAAGGTAACCCTGTAATCCAGCGCTTCGGAGCTAAGGACGTGGAAGATCTCACCTGGAAGCAGCTCATGGATGCTTATACCTGTACGGAATGCGGCCGCTGTACCTCTGTATGCCCGGCCAATATTACAGGCAAACTTCTTTCGCCTCGTAAGATTGTAATGGATACCCGCGACAGAATGGAAGAAAAGGGTGAATCGCCTGTTATCTATGATCCTGCCCGATATGGAAAGGATGAGGGGACTGAGCGTGTAAAGGTAACAGAAGAAAATACTTTGTTGCGTGGCTATATTACACCGGAAGAACTTTGGGCCTGCACTACTTGTAATGCCTGCACCGAGTCCTGCCCGGTCAATATAGATCAGGTTTCTACCATCATGGACCTGCGCCGTTACCTGGTGCTGGAAGAATCAGCTGCTCCGGCCTCGCTTAACGCCATGTTCACCAACATAGAAAACAATGGTGCACCTTGGGCTTTCCCGGCTGCCGACCGCTTTAACTGGGCAGAAGATATTTATGTGCCTTCAAAAAATTAG
- a CDS encoding OmpA family protein, giving the protein MFLFILLMLGSCAGNLGKGDKRFEQEQYERAIQFYQQALKNAGNPGEINYRIAESYRMSNRLGEAEQYYRAALDANVKRESIYYYYGLALKANGKYQEAQRQLQSFVGVASNGQLKTLAQKELDNLKEISRILATNNGFEVQHLDTLNTAASEFSPYVLNDQFFFSSTRGSGKVYMGNGEGFLNIFSTRFTNSNDSLGMNISKLAGVNSDDLHDAMATFTPDGRTMVFARGNEGTKKGREQVDLFISTFGSNGWSEPRILSISDPRAWDSSPAFSPDGKTLYFASNRRGSLGGHDIYSAAIDASGRFSTPVNLGPGINTPGNESFVYVSPDGTLYIASDGLPGLGGLDLFRIEEGKPVNLGSTMNSSGDDFGIFFKDGVSGYFSSNREGGKGGDDIYAFNKTDRKQVIFFVDGTIFQRRDGSQQQSVVPNTRVVLQSERNQVISDTTSDAAGKFTFALDSASTYFLVAEKEGFFTARQRITTVGKMPAQEELTEPLTEIRLTATLVLNQIVKEKPIVLENIYYDLDKADIRPDAAAELDKLVQILVDNPRISIELSSHTDVRGSDAYNLDLSQRRAESAVQYIISQGIDPARLTARGYGETRLVVKNATTEEQHQRNRRTEFKVVRIQE; this is encoded by the coding sequence TTGTTTTTGTTTATCCTGCTAATGCTGGGTTCCTGTGCTGGTAATCTGGGTAAAGGTGATAAACGATTTGAGCAGGAGCAATACGAGCGTGCCATTCAGTTTTACCAGCAGGCTCTCAAGAATGCAGGTAATCCTGGCGAAATCAACTATAGAATAGCAGAGTCGTACCGCATGTCTAACCGGCTGGGAGAGGCAGAGCAGTACTATAGGGCGGCACTGGATGCTAACGTAAAAAGAGAAAGTATCTACTATTACTATGGCCTGGCTTTAAAAGCAAACGGCAAATACCAGGAGGCCCAGAGGCAGCTGCAGAGTTTTGTGGGAGTCGCTTCCAATGGACAGCTAAAAACGCTTGCTCAGAAAGAGCTGGATAACCTGAAAGAGATTAGCAGAATTTTAGCCACGAACAACGGCTTTGAAGTGCAGCACCTGGACACACTAAACACAGCTGCATCTGAGTTCTCTCCTTACGTTTTAAATGATCAGTTCTTCTTTTCATCAACCCGTGGCTCCGGCAAGGTATACATGGGTAACGGCGAAGGCTTCCTGAATATCTTCTCGACCAGGTTTACGAACTCAAACGACAGTCTGGGTATGAATATAAGTAAGCTGGCAGGAGTAAACTCAGACGATTTGCACGATGCCATGGCTACTTTTACTCCCGACGGGCGCACCATGGTTTTCGCCAGAGGCAATGAAGGAACAAAAAAAGGACGTGAACAGGTTGATCTGTTTATTTCTACGTTTGGTTCGAACGGGTGGTCCGAGCCAAGAATTCTAAGTATAAGCGATCCCCGTGCCTGGGACTCTTCTCCTGCCTTCTCGCCTGACGGTAAAACACTCTATTTTGCCTCTAACCGCAGAGGGAGCCTGGGCGGCCACGATATTTATAGCGCAGCTATAGATGCCAGCGGGCGGTTCTCAACACCTGTGAACTTAGGGCCAGGCATCAACACTCCAGGAAACGAAAGTTTTGTTTATGTTTCACCTGATGGCACCCTCTACATTGCTTCAGATGGATTGCCCGGCCTCGGAGGTTTAGATCTCTTCCGTATCGAAGAAGGCAAGCCTGTTAACCTGGGCTCAACCATGAACTCCAGCGGCGACGACTTTGGTATCTTTTTTAAAGATGGTGTTTCTGGTTACTTCTCTTCTAACCGGGAGGGCGGTAAAGGAGGCGACGATATCTATGCCTTCAATAAAACAGATCGCAAACAAGTCATTTTCTTTGTGGATGGTACCATTTTTCAGCGTAGAGACGGCTCACAGCAACAATCAGTAGTCCCTAATACAAGAGTAGTATTACAGAGTGAGCGGAACCAGGTAATCAGCGACACAACTTCTGATGCGGCAGGCAAATTTACCTTTGCGCTTGATTCGGCTTCTACCTACTTTTTAGTAGCTGAAAAAGAAGGGTTCTTTACAGCACGTCAGCGTATTACCACGGTAGGCAAAATGCCTGCACAGGAAGAACTAACTGAACCTTTAACAGAAATTCGTTTAACGGCTACTCTTGTACTGAACCAAATCGTAAAAGAAAAACCAATAGTGCTGGAAAATATCTATTACGATTTAGATAAAGCCGACATCCGACCTGATGCTGCCGCTGAACTGGATAAACTGGTACAGATCTTAGTGGATAATCCGCGCATTTCTATTGAGCTCAGCTCACATACCGACGTTAGAGGCTCCGATGCGTATAACCTGGATTTATCGCAGCGCCGGGCTGAGTCGGCTGTGCAGTATATTATTTCGCAGGGTATAGATCCAGCACGATTAACAGCCAGAGGATACGGCGAAACACGGCTTGTTGTAAAAAATGCCACAACGGAGGAGCAGCACCAACGAAACCGACGTACAGAATTTAAAGTAGTTCGCATACAGGAGTAG
- a CDS encoding (Fe-S)-binding protein, translating into MEENKRLVKVPTMAEMAANGEEPEILFWVGCAGSFDDRYKRVTRAFVQILEHVGVKYAVLGTEESCTGDPAKRAGNEFLFQMQAITNIEVLNAYNVKKIVTACPHCFNTLKNEYPDLGGNYEVIHHSTFLQQLINDGKVRVQGGEAFKGKRITFHDSCYLGRANDIYEAPREVLAALDADLVEMRRVRANGLCCGAGGAQMFKEPEPGSKDVNIERTEEALATLGAGNGVIATACPFCMVMMNDGVKNKEQEENVKVFDIAELVAQAEGLSR; encoded by the coding sequence ATGGAAGAAAATAAACGATTAGTAAAAGTGCCTACTATGGCCGAAATGGCTGCAAATGGCGAAGAACCGGAAATACTGTTTTGGGTTGGTTGTGCGGGCTCTTTTGATGACCGCTACAAGCGTGTAACCCGTGCCTTTGTGCAGATACTGGAGCATGTGGGGGTTAAGTATGCCGTTTTAGGCACTGAAGAGAGCTGCACCGGCGATCCTGCCAAGCGTGCCGGAAATGAGTTCCTGTTTCAGATGCAGGCCATCACAAACATAGAGGTACTGAATGCTTACAATGTAAAAAAAATAGTTACGGCTTGTCCGCACTGCTTTAACACCCTGAAAAACGAGTATCCTGATCTTGGCGGTAACTATGAGGTGATCCATCACTCTACTTTCCTGCAGCAGTTGATCAACGATGGCAAGGTAAGGGTGCAGGGCGGCGAGGCATTTAAAGGCAAGCGCATTACCTTTCACGACTCCTGCTACTTGGGCCGGGCCAACGATATTTATGAAGCACCGCGTGAGGTGCTGGCGGCATTGGATGCCGACCTGGTGGAAATGAGACGCGTTAGAGCAAACGGGCTTTGCTGTGGTGCTGGCGGTGCGCAAATGTTTAAAGAGCCGGAGCCGGGCAGTAAAGACGTAAACATTGAACGCACCGAAGAAGCTTTGGCAACGCTGGGGGCAGGCAATGGAGTTATTGCTACAGCCTGTCCCTTCTGCATGGTGATGATGAATGACGGGGTGAAGAACAAGGAGCAGGAAGAAAACGTTAAAGTGTTCGATATTGCCGAACTTGTCGCACAGGCTGAAGGATTAAGCCGATAA